Genomic window (Bradyrhizobium sp. 186):
AGCGCCGGCATCACCCTGATCGCCAACGGCGCGGCGACGGCGACTGGCCTGATCGGCAATGCCCAGCCCGCAGACGGCGACACGCTCACCGTTAACGGCAAGACCATCACCTTCCGCGCGGGTTCTGCTCCGGCTTCGACCGCAGTGACCAGCGGCTCGGGCGTCAGCGGCAACATCGTCACCGACGGCGGCGGCAACTCGACCGTCTATCTCGGCACCACCGCCGCTCCGGCTGCCACGGCCGGCGATCTCGCCACCGCGATCGACCTCGCAAGCGGTGTCAAGGTTGCTGTGATCAGCACCGGCGCTGCGACGATCGCGACCAGCGCCGGCGAGACCGCGTCCGACGTCGGCACCACGACGGCCAGCAAGGTCACGCTACGCAGCTCGACCGGCGCCGACCTCAGCGTCACCGGCAAGGCCGACTTGCTGAAGGCTCTCGGCCTGAGCACCGCCAGCGGCGGCGGCAATGCGACGGTGACCGTGAACCGTACCACCAGCGCCGCCTCGCTCGGTCAGCTGGTCCAGGACGGCTCGACGCTGAACGTGAACGGTCACGTCATCAGCTTCAAGAACGCCCCGGTTCCCGGCTCCGCGGGTGCTCCGGCGATCGCGACCGGCTCCGGCAAGAGCGGCAACGTCATCACCGACGGCGCCGGCAACTCGACGGTCTATCTGCAGGCCGGCACCATTGCCGACGTGCTGAACGCGATCGATCTTGCCAGCGGCGTGCAGACCGCCAGCATTGCCGCCAACGGCACTGCGACGCTGTCGACCGCCACCGGTCAGTCCGCCTCCTCGATCAACGCTTCGGGCCAGCTCAAGATCTCGACTGGCGTGAACGCAGACCTGTCGATCACCGGCACGGGCAACGCGCTGAACGCGCTCGGCCTCGCCGGCAACACCGGCACGGGCACCGCCTTTACCGCGGCTCGCACCTCCGGCATCGGCGGCATTGCCGGCAAGAGCTTGACCTTCACCTCCTTCAACAGTGGTTCGGCGGTCAACGTCACCTTCGGCGACGGCACCAACGGCACGGTCAAGACGCTCGATCAGCTCAACTCGCAGCTCCAGGCCAACAACCTGACTGCGACGATCGACGCCAACGGCCTGCTGACGATCTCGACGACCAACGACTACGCGTCTTCGACGATCGGCTCGAGCGCCGCGGGCGGCGTCATCGGTGGTACGCTCACCACCGCGCTGACGTTCTCGACGGCGTCCACGCCCACTCAGGATACGATTGCCCAGACCGCGCGTTCGAACCTGGTCAACCAGTACAACAACATCCTGCAGCAGATCGACTCGACCTCGCTCGACTCCTCGTTCAACGGTGTCAACCTGCTGAACGGCGACCAGCTTAAGCTGGTGTTCGACGAGACCGGCAAGTCGAACCTGAACATCACCGGCGTGACCTACAACTCCAAGGGTCTCGGCCTCGCTGCACTGACCGGCGGTATCGACTTCATCGACAACGCCGCGACCAACAAGGTGCTGACCAACCTGAACACCGCGTCGAGCACGCTGCGTTCGGAGGCCTCCGCGTTGGGTTCGAACCTGACGATCGTGCAGGTTCGTCAGGACTTCAACAAGAACCTGATCAACGTGCTGCAGACCGGTTCGTCGAACCTGACGCTGGCCGACACCAACGTCGAAGCGGCCAACAGCCAGGCACTTTCGACCCGTCAGTCGATCGCGGTCTCCGCGCTGTCGCTGGCCAACCAGTCGCAGCAGAGCGTGCTCCAGCTGCTCCGCTAAGTCGCGGCAGACATCGCAAGACAAGTTAAGGCGGCGGGGCTTCGGCCCCGCCGTTTTTTGTTTTGCCGGGAGGGGAGTTGAGATGCCTTGCTCAGCCCTTAAAAAGTAACGGTCGGTTATGGTTAATGGAGCGTAAGCGCAGAGAAATGCCAATGATTTCAGTCTGATTGTCGGCCGTGCCAACGTCTCTCGCCGGTTTATGGTGAACCGGCGATTATGCAGGCGGGACTCGTTTCACCCTTTGTTAGACATGTCCACGCAGGCTGTGCCCGTCACTCGATCACATCGCGATCGAACGAAGACGCGTAAGCCAGAAGGGTAAAAGTCATGTCCGGTATTGTTCTCTCTGCGTCGGTTCGTCAGAACCTGCTGTCTCTCCAGTCCACCGCCGACCTCCTCGCCACCACACAGAACCGTCTGTCGACCGGCAAGAGCGTCAACTCGGCCCTGGACAATCCGACCAACTTCTTCACCGCACAGTCGCTCGACAACCGCGCCAGCGACATCAACAACCTGCTCGATGGCATCGCCAACGGCGTGCAGGTGCTGCAGGCCGCCAACACTGGCCTGACTTCGCTGCAGAAGCTGATCGACAGCGCAAAGTCGATCGCCAACCAGGCGCTGCAGACCACGGTCGGTTACTCCACCAAGTCCAACGTCTCCACCACGATCTCGGGTGCGACGGCTGCCGACCTGCGCGGTACCACCAGTTTTGCCAGCGCTGTCGCTTCCAGCAACGTGCTGTATGACGGCACGGCAGGCGGCGTGCATGCGGCGACCTCGTCCGTCACGCTCGGCGCGACCCAGGGCGTTGATACCGGTTTGACGGCGACTGCCGGTGACGGTTCGACGGCTCTGAGCGCCGGCATCACCCTGATCGCCAACGGCGCGGCGACGGCGACTGGCCTGATCGGCAATGCCCAGCCCGCAGACGGCGACACGCTCACCGTTAACGGCAAGACCATCACCTTCCGCGCGGGTTCTGCTCCGGCTTCGACCGCAGTGACCAGCGGCTCGGGCGTCAGCGGCAACATCGTCACCGACGGCGGCGGCAACTCGACCGTCTATCTCGGCACCACCGCCGCTCCGGCTGCCACGGCCGGCGATCTCGCCACCGCGATCGACCTCGCAAGCGGTGTCAAGGTTGCTGTGATCAGCACCGGCGCTGCGACGATCGCGACCAGCGCCGGCGAGACCGCGTCCGACGTCGGCACCACGACGGCCAGCAAGGTCACGCTACGCAGCTCGACCGGCGCCGACCTCAGCGTCACCGGCAAGGCCGACTTGCTGAAGGCTCTCGGCCTGAGCACCGCCAGCGGCGGCGGCAATGCCACGGTGAACGTCAACCGCACCACCAGCGCCGCTTCGCTCGGTCAGCTGATCCAGGACGGCTCGTCGCTGAACGTCGATGGTCATACCATCACCTTCAAGAACGCTCCCGTTCCGGGATCCGCGGGCGCTCCGACGATCCCGACCGGCTCCGGCAAGAGCGGT
Coding sequences:
- a CDS encoding DUF1522 domain-containing protein, which codes for MSGIVLSASVRQNLLSLQSTADLLATTQNRLSTGKSVNSALDNPTNFFTAQSLDNRASDINNLLDGIANGVQVLQAANTGLTSLQKLIDSAKSIANQALQTTVGYSTKSNVSTTISGATAADLRGTTSFASAVASSNVLYDGTAGGVHAATSSVTLGATQGVDTGLTATAGDGSTALSAGITLIANGAATATGLIGNAQPADGDTLTVNGKTITFRAGSAPASTAVTSGSGVSGNIVTDGGGNSTVYLGTTAAPAATAGDLATAIDLASGVKVAVISTGAATIATSAGETASDVGTTTASKVTLRSSTGADLSVTGKADLLKALGLSTASGGGNATVNVNRTTSAASLGQLIQDGSSLNVDGHTITFKNAPVPGSAGAPTIPTGSGKSGNVITDGNGNSIVYLQAGTVADVLNAIDLATGVQSASIAANGTATLSTATGQSASSINTSGQLKIATGINADLSITGSGNVLNALGLAGNTGAATAFQAARTSGIGGIAGKTLTFTAFNGGTAVNVTFGDGTNGTVKTLDQLNTQLQANNLAATIDANGQLTITASNDYASSTLGSTTAGGAIGGTLTSALTFSTASTPIQDAVAQTARANLVSQYNNILNQIDTTSQDSSFNGVNLLNGDQLKLVFDETGKSNLNITGVTYNSKGLGLAALTVGVDFIDNAASNKVLTNLNAASSTLRSEASALGSNLSVVQVRQDFNKNLINVLQTGSSNLTLADTNVEAANSQALSTRQSIAVSALSLANTSQQSVLQLLR
- a CDS encoding DUF1522 domain-containing protein is translated as MSGIVLSSAVRQNLLSLQSTADLLATTQSRLSTGKSVNSALDNPTNFFTAQSLDNRASDINNLLDGIANGVQVLQAANTGITSLQKLIDSAKSIANQALQTTVGYSTKSNVSTTISGATAADLRGTTSYASTVATSNVLYDGTAGGVHAAGSSVTLGATQGVDTGLTATAGDGSTALSAGITLIANGAATATGLIGNAQPADGDTLTVNGKTITFRAGSAPASTAVTSGSGVSGNIVTDGGGNSTVYLGTTAAPAATAGDLATAIDLASGVKVAVISTGAATIATSAGETASDVGTTTASKVTLRSSTGADLSVTGKADLLKALGLSTASGGGNATVTVNRTTSAASLGQLVQDGSTLNVNGHVISFKNAPVPGSAGAPAIATGSGKSGNVITDGAGNSTVYLQAGTIADVLNAIDLASGVQTASIAANGTATLSTATGQSASSINASGQLKISTGVNADLSITGTGNALNALGLAGNTGTGTAFTAARTSGIGGIAGKSLTFTSFNSGSAVNVTFGDGTNGTVKTLDQLNSQLQANNLTATIDANGLLTISTTNDYASSTIGSSAAGGVIGGTLTTALTFSTASTPTQDTIAQTARSNLVNQYNNILQQIDSTSLDSSFNGVNLLNGDQLKLVFDETGKSNLNITGVTYNSKGLGLAALTGGIDFIDNAATNKVLTNLNTASSTLRSEASALGSNLTIVQVRQDFNKNLINVLQTGSSNLTLADTNVEAANSQALSTRQSIAVSALSLANQSQQSVLQLLR